From one Humulus lupulus chromosome 8, drHumLupu1.1, whole genome shotgun sequence genomic stretch:
- the LOC133796743 gene encoding syntaxin-71-like, with amino-acid sequence MSLRDLLTRVDVICNKYDKYDVDKHKEAQNLHGDDAFARLYGVVEAELDSALQKSEAAATEKNRASAVAMNAEIRRTKARLLEELPKLQRLAFKKVKGLSKEELEARNDLVLTIKERIEALPDGSSNGAKPAGGWTASTSSYTGIKFDSTSDGGFGNEYYQQTEESDRFRQEYEMRRMKQDEDLDVITEGLHTLKDMAHDMNEELDRQVPLMDEIDDKVDRANSDLKNTNVRLKETIIRLRSSRNFCIDITLLIIVMGIAAYLYNVLK; translated from the exons ATGAGTTTGAGGGATTTGTTGACGAGGGTCGACGTGATTTGCAATAAATACGACAAGTACGATGTGGACAAGCATAAAGAAGCCCAGAATCTTCATGGCGACGATGCTTTCGCCCGTCTATACGGCGTCGTTGAGGCCGAACTCGATTCTGCCCTCCAG AAATCGGAGGCTGCGGCGACTGAGAAGAACAGGGCTAGTGCCGTTGCCATGAACGCCGAGATTAGACGAACCAAAGCACGTTTGCTCGAGGAACTTCCCAAATTGCAAAGGCTTGCTTTTAAAAAG GTTAAAGGGCTCTCAAAAGAAGAGCTTGAGGCTCGAAATGATTTGGTTCTAACGATTAAAGAGAGGATTGAAGCACTACCAGATGGTTCTTCAAATGGAGCTAAACCAGCTGGAGGTTGGACAGCTTCAACCTCTTCTTATACAGGAATCAAATTTGATTCAACCTCAG ATGGGGGATTTGGCAATGAGTACTATCAACAAACAGAGGAATCGGATCGATTTAGGCAGGAATACGAAATGAGGAGAATGAAACag GATGAAGATTTAGATGTCATAACAGAAGGATTGCACACATTAAAAGATATGGCCCATGACATGAATGAG gaATTAGATAGGCAGGTCCCCCTGATGGATGAGATAGATGATAAG GTTGACAGAGCAAATTCTGACCTTAAAAATACCAATGTTAGGCTCAAGGAGACCATAATTCGG TTGAGGTCCAGCAGGAATTTCTGCATAGACATCACTCTTCTGATCATAGTAATGGGAATTGCTGCTTATTTATACAA TGTTTTGAAGTGA